One Halomonas sp. THAF5a genomic region harbors:
- a CDS encoding I78 family peptidase inhibitor, with translation MPSKALSALVAALLLAGCAGGSTTPDPAPAPPPPGLAAGNDCDTSALQARVGQRFTAALGETLQAESGAATLRVLHPGTVATLDYRRDRLNVRLDDRDRITAIDCG, from the coding sequence ATGCCATCGAAGGCCCTCTCGGCGCTCGTCGCTGCCCTGCTGCTGGCCGGCTGTGCTGGCGGATCGACCACACCCGATCCGGCGCCCGCGCCGCCGCCGCCCGGCCTGGCCGCTGGCAACGACTGCGATACCTCCGCGCTCCAGGCGCGGGTCGGGCAGCGCTTCACCGCCGCCCTCGGCGAGACCCTCCAGGCCGAGAGCGGCGCGGCCACCCTGAGGGTGCTGCATCCCGGCACGGTCGCCACCCTCGATTACCGCCGGGATCGCCTCAACGTGCGCCTGGACGATCGCGATCGCATCACCGCCATCGACTGCGGCTGA
- a CDS encoding entericidin A/B family lipoprotein translates to MKRILALGLVALFTASLLSGCNTIRGAGQDIEEGGEAIQESSY, encoded by the coding sequence ATGAAACGGATACTCGCCCTGGGGCTCGTGGCGCTGTTCACCGCATCGCTGCTCAGCGGCTGCAACACCATCCGCGGCGCCGGCCAGGACATCGAGGAGGGCGGCGAGGCCATCCAGGAATCCAGTTACTGA
- a CDS encoding sulfite exporter TauE/SafE family protein has translation MTLLEGLALLTIGTLAGFINVLAAGGSMLTLPLLMFLGLPPQAANGTNRVSVALQSVSAVASFLRAGASHLGLSLRLSVPAVAGSLVGAWLALKTDDALFEAILIAVMAGSAVLMLLPQPRVETRALTAERLTPAVYLAMFAIGLYGGFIQIGVGILFIVVLYRMLKIDLAQVNVFKVLIVLVYTLPALAIFLVNDQVRWGYGLMLAAGSMLGAWLAVKVNMSPRGALVVKWLTLAVIAAIILRLLLG, from the coding sequence CCTGGCCGGTTTCATCAACGTGCTCGCCGCGGGGGGCTCGATGCTGACGCTGCCGCTGCTGATGTTCCTGGGGCTGCCGCCCCAGGCGGCCAACGGCACCAACCGGGTCTCCGTGGCCCTGCAGAGCGTCTCGGCGGTCGCCAGCTTCCTGCGCGCCGGCGCCTCGCACCTGGGGCTTTCCCTGCGGCTGTCGGTGCCGGCGGTGGCCGGCTCGCTGGTTGGCGCCTGGCTGGCCCTCAAGACCGATGATGCCCTCTTCGAGGCGATCCTGATCGCGGTGATGGCGGGCTCGGCGGTGCTGATGCTGCTGCCCCAGCCGCGGGTGGAGACCCGCGCGCTCACCGCGGAGCGCCTGACCCCCGCCGTCTACCTGGCGATGTTCGCCATCGGCCTCTATGGCGGCTTCATCCAGATCGGGGTGGGGATCCTCTTCATCGTGGTGCTCTATCGCATGCTGAAGATCGACCTGGCCCAGGTGAACGTCTTCAAGGTGCTGATCGTGCTGGTCTATACCCTGCCGGCCCTGGCGATCTTCCTGGTCAACGACCAGGTGCGCTGGGGGTATGGCCTGATGCTGGCGGCGGGCAGCATGCTGGGGGCCTGGCTGGCGGTGAAGGTCAACATGAGCCCGCGCGGGGCTCTCGTCGTCAAGTGGCTGACCCTCGCGGTCATTGCGGCGATCATCCTGCGCCTGCTGCTGGGATAG
- a CDS encoding MATE family efflux transporter yields the protein MTSTKTAGAPTRIWALAWPIILSNITVPLLGLVDTAVVGHLPDSRYLAGVTLGATLFGFLYWGFGFLRMGTTGLTSQAAGREADGEVRNLLGQSLLLALGIGLALILAGEPLVRFGLWLLDGSAAATELAAEYARIRLLSAPAVLANYAILGWFLGQQNSRVTLAILVLTNGVNIALDLLFVVGLGMTSDGVAWATVIADYTALAFGLWLVARQLRGLAGRFRRSRLLRLSAYGELFSVNANLFVRTLGLLFAMAFFTSRGAAQGDIVLAANAVLLQFIMLTSYALDGFAHAAEALTGRAVGRRRFDEFGEVVGSAARFSLITATAAALAFALGGEGLIALLTGLPEVRETAGAYLPWMVVMPLVAVWSYLLDGVFIGATAIREMRNSIFAALAVYLPLWWLTQGLGNHGLWLAFLAFAAVRSGVLAAYYRHHRRTRWCHDATAAPVDDAPRPG from the coding sequence GTGACGTCGACCAAGACCGCCGGGGCACCGACGCGCATCTGGGCGCTGGCCTGGCCGATCATCCTCTCCAACATCACCGTGCCACTGCTGGGGCTCGTCGATACCGCCGTGGTCGGCCACCTGCCCGACTCGCGCTATCTCGCCGGGGTGACCCTCGGCGCCACGCTGTTCGGCTTCCTCTACTGGGGCTTCGGCTTCCTGCGCATGGGCACCACCGGCCTCACCTCCCAGGCGGCGGGGCGCGAGGCGGATGGCGAGGTGCGCAACCTGCTCGGCCAGTCGCTGCTGCTCGCCCTGGGGATCGGCCTGGCGCTGATACTGGCCGGCGAGCCGCTGGTGCGGTTCGGGCTGTGGCTGCTCGACGGCAGCGCGGCGGCCACCGAGCTGGCCGCGGAATATGCCCGCATCCGCCTGCTCTCGGCGCCGGCGGTGCTGGCCAACTACGCCATCCTCGGCTGGTTCCTCGGCCAGCAGAACTCGCGGGTGACGCTGGCCATCCTGGTGCTGACCAACGGCGTCAACATCGCCCTGGACCTGCTGTTCGTGGTGGGGCTCGGCATGACCAGCGACGGCGTGGCCTGGGCCACGGTGATCGCCGACTACACGGCGCTGGCCTTCGGCCTGTGGCTGGTCGCGCGCCAGCTCCGGGGGCTCGCCGGGCGCTTCCGGCGCAGCCGGCTGCTGCGGCTATCCGCCTACGGCGAGCTCTTCTCGGTCAACGCCAACCTCTTCGTGCGCACCCTGGGCCTGCTCTTCGCCATGGCCTTCTTCACCTCCCGGGGCGCCGCCCAGGGCGACATCGTGCTGGCCGCCAACGCCGTGCTGCTGCAGTTCATCATGCTGACCAGCTACGCCCTGGACGGCTTCGCCCATGCCGCCGAGGCGCTCACCGGGCGGGCCGTGGGGCGCCGGCGCTTCGACGAGTTCGGCGAGGTGGTCGGCAGCGCCGCGCGCTTCTCGCTGATCACCGCCACCGCGGCCGCCCTGGCCTTCGCCCTGGGCGGCGAGGGGCTGATCGCGCTGCTCACCGGCCTGCCGGAGGTGCGGGAGACAGCCGGCGCCTACCTGCCCTGGATGGTCGTCATGCCGCTGGTGGCAGTCTGGAGCTATCTGCTGGACGGCGTCTTCATCGGCGCGACCGCGATCCGCGAGATGCGCAACAGCATCTTCGCCGCCCTCGCCGTCTACCTGCCGCTCTGGTGGCTCACCCAGGGGCTCGGCAACCACGGCCTGTGGCTCGCCTTCCTGGCCTTCGCCGCCGTGCGCTCCGGGGTCCTCGCCGCCTACTACCGCCACCATCGCCGCACCCGCTGGTGCCATGACGCGACGGCCGCCCCCGTTGACGATGCGCCCCGCCCCGGGTAG
- a CDS encoding acyl-CoA thioesterase, with translation MDDQTLPGQHELSMTVLMTPDMANFSGKVHGGAILKKLDEVAYACASRYAGHYVVTLSVDQVLFKQPIHVGELVTFLASVNHVGRSSMEIGIKVVAEDIRQKMIRHTNSCYLTMVAVDAHGKPARVPPLRLETSLQKLRFEKAALRKKLRKQAEEEERRTQEEHAER, from the coding sequence ATGGACGACCAGACCCTCCCCGGCCAGCACGAACTCTCGATGACCGTGCTGATGACCCCCGACATGGCCAACTTCAGCGGCAAGGTGCACGGCGGTGCCATCCTGAAGAAGCTCGACGAGGTGGCCTACGCCTGCGCCAGCCGCTACGCCGGCCACTACGTGGTGACGCTCTCCGTCGATCAGGTGCTGTTCAAGCAGCCGATCCACGTCGGCGAGCTGGTCACCTTCCTGGCCAGCGTCAACCACGTGGGCCGCTCCTCCATGGAGATCGGTATCAAGGTGGTCGCCGAGGACATCCGCCAGAAGATGATCCGCCACACCAACAGCTGCTACCTGACCATGGTCGCCGTCGACGCCCACGGCAAGCCGGCGCGGGTGCCGCCGCTGCGGCTGGAGACCTCGCTGCAGAAGCTGCGCTTCGAGAAGGCGGCCCTGCGCAAGAAGCTGCGCAAGCAGGCCGAGGAGGAGGAACGCCGTACCCAGGAGGAGCACGCCGAGCGCTGA
- a CDS encoding short-chain fatty acid transporter yields the protein MLKALSRPAVKLVEKYLPDPYIFVLLLTVIAAAAAIAVERQTPLAVLRFWGDGFWNLLTFSMQMLLVLVTGFMLASSPPVSRLLQRLAGLANNAGAAILLVTLVSLAASWINWGFGLVVGALFAKELARQIKVDYRLLVASAYSGFVVWHGGLAGSIPLTIATEGHFTAEQIGVIGTGETIFSLFNIAIVLCLFVAVPLVNRLMLPDEKESVYIDPALLGETETARPRIARPAERLENSTTLAWLVGIPGLLFLVDHFLLRGGGLNLNVVNLLFLFLAIVLHRTPQSLLNSLQEAIKGGAGIVIQFPFYAGIMAIMVQSGLAETLSSALISFATEATLPFWSFISAGIVNIFVPSGGGQWAVQAPVMLPAAQALGVDIPRVAMAVAWGDAWTNLLQPFWALPVLGIAGLKAKDIMGFCLIQLLITGIIITIGLSWF from the coding sequence ATGCTCAAGGCTCTATCGCGGCCGGCCGTGAAGCTGGTCGAGAAGTACCTGCCCGACCCCTACATCTTCGTGCTGCTGCTGACGGTCATTGCCGCCGCCGCGGCCATCGCCGTGGAGCGCCAGACGCCGCTGGCGGTGCTGCGCTTCTGGGGGGACGGCTTCTGGAACCTGCTGACCTTCTCGATGCAGATGCTGCTGGTGCTGGTCACCGGCTTCATGCTGGCGAGCTCTCCCCCCGTCAGCCGCCTGCTGCAGCGCCTGGCCGGCCTGGCCAACAACGCCGGCGCCGCCATCCTGCTGGTGACCCTGGTCTCGCTGGCCGCCAGCTGGATCAACTGGGGCTTCGGCCTGGTGGTCGGCGCGCTGTTCGCCAAGGAGCTGGCCCGCCAGATCAAGGTGGACTATCGCCTGCTGGTAGCCAGCGCCTACTCTGGCTTCGTGGTCTGGCACGGCGGGCTCGCCGGCTCGATCCCCCTGACCATCGCCACCGAGGGGCACTTCACCGCCGAGCAGATCGGCGTGATCGGCACTGGCGAGACCATCTTCTCGCTGTTCAACATCGCCATCGTGCTCTGCCTGTTCGTGGCGGTGCCGCTGGTCAACCGGCTGATGCTCCCGGACGAGAAGGAGAGCGTCTACATCGACCCCGCCCTGCTCGGCGAGACCGAGACGGCCAGGCCGCGCATCGCTCGCCCGGCGGAGCGGCTCGAGAACAGCACCACGCTGGCCTGGCTGGTCGGCATCCCGGGCCTGCTGTTCCTGGTCGACCACTTCCTGCTGCGCGGCGGCGGCCTCAACCTTAACGTGGTGAACCTGCTGTTCCTGTTCCTGGCGATCGTGCTCCACCGCACGCCCCAGAGCCTGCTCAACAGCCTGCAGGAGGCGATCAAGGGCGGCGCCGGCATCGTCATCCAGTTCCCCTTCTACGCCGGGATCATGGCGATCATGGTGCAGTCGGGACTCGCCGAGACCCTCTCCAGCGCGCTGATCTCGTTTGCCACCGAGGCGACCCTGCCCTTCTGGTCCTTCATCAGCGCCGGCATCGTCAACATCTTCGTGCCCTCCGGCGGCGGCCAGTGGGCCGTGCAGGCGCCGGTGATGCTGCCGGCCGCCCAGGCGCTGGGCGTGGACATCCCCCGGGTGGCCATGGCCGTGGCCTGGGGCGACGCCTGGACCAACCTGCTGCAGCCCTTCTGGGCCCTGCCGGTGCTGGGGATCGCCGGCCTCAAGGCCAAGGACATCATGGGCTTCTGCCTGATCCAGCTGCTGATCACCGGCATCATCATCACCATCGGCCTGAGCTGGTTCTGA